DNA sequence from the Bacillus pumilus genome:
TCATATTAAGTTTTAATATATGAAATAAAGTATAACTAAAATTAAAGAGGTTCGTCCACGATTAGATTATATTAAGAAAATACAAAATTGTTTGAAAAAATGAACATTTAGAACCTCCTTTATTGATTCAAGTCAATAAAAAGTGCCTTCGGAACTAAAACTCATCAGATGAAAATACTAAAAAACCCTTTTAGGACAAGGGTTTTACCTTTTTACCTATTTTTCAGAAAAAATAAAAAGCACTTTTGACTCCAACTGACGACGGAGGAAAAAAGTGCTTTTTAATTCAATTTATTACCTTATTTAAGATAACTTACTTGTGAGCATTCCTCACATTCATTACCGTAACACTCGTGTTGTTCCATTAAATCATTTCCACATTTTGTGCATTTTTTTGAAGGCAAATTTCTAAAAAATTCTGTGATTTTTCCTAGCATTTGTCATCCTCCAATACGTTTTGTTGCTATTATTGTATTATAACAGATTAATAATTGTCAATCTGTTTTGTAACAATAGGCAAGAAGAATGCTTTTTTTATGAAAAATGGGTATATTGTAAGAAGGGGATTTTTAGAAAAGGAGGGAAAAATGACGATGAAATTAACTGTCATTGGATGCTACGGAGGATTCCCGGCCGCTGGTGAAGCGACGTCAGGGTATCTTTTTGAATCAGATGGCTTTCGTCTACTTGTAGACTGCGGAAGCGGTGTTCTTTCCAAACTGCAGCAATACATAGATATAGAAGAACTAGATGCTGTTCTCCTTTCTCATTATCACCACGATCATATTGCAGATATCGGACCACTCCAATATGCGAAGCTAGTGGGATATCATTTAGGAAAAAGCAGCGGTCCGCTTCCGATCTATGGACATACAGGTAATCAAGAAGCATTTGGGCGGCTTGCGGATGATGTACATACTAAGGCAAAGGCTTATCAGCCAGAAGAGGGTATTCAAATTGGTCCATTTCAAATTGATTTTTTGAAAACGGTTCATCCGGCAGAATGCTATGCGATGAGAATTCAGGCGGGGGATGCTGTGGTGGTGTATACAGCAGACTCAAGTTATCAGGAGGCATTTATCCCATTTAGCAAGGATGCAGATCTACTGATTGCTGAAAGCAATTTTTACGCTGGACAGGATGGATCGAGTGCAGGACATATGAATAGTACAGAGGTGGGCAAGCTTGCAAAGGAAGCAAATGTTGGAGAATTGATCATCACCCACCTGCCCCATTTTGGTCGTCATAAAGACCTAGTCAATGAAGCACAGGCGTTATATACTGGCAATATACAGCTTGCCCATTCAGGGCTTAGATGGAACAAGGAAGGAAGATAGAGATGCTGTTTATCGATAACGAACAACATTATGATCCAATGATTAATTTGGCAATTGAAGAATATTGCTTAAAATATTTAGACCCAGAAGAAACGTACTTGCTGTTCTATATTAACCAGCCGTCGATTATTATAGGAAAGAACCAAAATACAATAGAAGAAATCAACACGAA
Encoded proteins:
- a CDS encoding MBL fold metallo-hydrolase, coding for MKLTVIGCYGGFPAAGEATSGYLFESDGFRLLVDCGSGVLSKLQQYIDIEELDAVLLSHYHHDHIADIGPLQYAKLVGYHLGKSSGPLPIYGHTGNQEAFGRLADDVHTKAKAYQPEEGIQIGPFQIDFLKTVHPAECYAMRIQAGDAVVVYTADSSYQEAFIPFSKDADLLIAESNFYAGQDGSSAGHMNSTEVGKLAKEANVGELIITHLPHFGRHKDLVNEAQALYTGNIQLAHSGLRWNKEGR
- the yhfH gene encoding protein YhfH, whose amino-acid sequence is MLGKITEFFRNLPSKKCTKCGNDLMEQHECYGNECEECSQVSYLK